In one window of Fictibacillus phosphorivorans DNA:
- the rpsF gene encoding 30S ribosomal protein S6 codes for MKKYEIMYIVRPNIEEEALKATKERAKSILTDNGAEIANEKEMGKKRLAYEINDFRDGYYTLLEVNAPNEAINEFDRLMKINEDVLRFMTIVDERN; via the coding sequence ATGAAAAAGTACGAAATTATGTACATCGTCCGTCCGAATATCGAAGAGGAAGCTCTTAAGGCAACTAAAGAGCGTGCGAAAAGCATCCTAACTGACAACGGTGCGGAGATCGCGAACGAAAAGGAAATGGGTAAAAAGCGTTTAGCTTACGAAATCAATGACTTCCGCGATGGATATTACACGCTATTGGAAGTTAACGCTCCAAACGAAGCGATTAATGAATTCGACCGTCTTATGAAGATCAACGAAGATGTTCTTCGTTTCATGACAATCGTAGACGAAAGAAATTAA
- the ychF gene encoding redox-regulated ATPase YchF, protein MALTTGIVGLPNVGKSTLFNAITQAGAESANYPFCTIDPNVGIVEVPDNRLQKLTEMVQPKKVVPTTFEFTDIAGIVKGASKGEGLGNKFLSHIRQTDAILQVVRCFDDENITHVHGKVNPIDDIEVINLELIFADLESIDKRVARVEKLAKSKDKEAVAEFAVLSKIKEALMQELPARSVELTPEEKKIVHTMHLLTMKPILYVANVSEDELLEGTNEHVEAVKEYAARENAEVIVICAKVEEEIAELDGDEKMAFLGELGIEEAGLDKLIRASYSLLGLATYFTAGVQEVRAWTFRKGMKAPACAGIIHTDFERGFIRAEIVAYDDLMAAGNMAAAKEKGKVRLEGKEYEMKDGDVVHFRFNV, encoded by the coding sequence GTGGCTCTTACAACTGGAATCGTCGGTTTACCAAACGTTGGTAAATCTACATTGTTTAATGCTATTACACAAGCGGGTGCTGAATCTGCTAACTATCCGTTCTGTACGATCGATCCGAACGTTGGAATCGTGGAAGTACCAGACAACCGTCTTCAAAAATTAACAGAGATGGTACAGCCGAAAAAAGTAGTACCAACAACTTTTGAGTTCACAGATATCGCTGGAATCGTAAAAGGTGCTAGTAAAGGAGAAGGGTTAGGAAACAAATTCTTATCTCACATCCGTCAAACCGATGCGATCCTTCAAGTTGTTCGTTGTTTTGATGATGAAAACATCACGCACGTACACGGAAAAGTGAATCCGATCGATGATATTGAAGTTATCAACCTAGAGCTTATCTTTGCTGATCTAGAGTCTATCGACAAGCGTGTTGCACGTGTTGAAAAACTTGCAAAGTCTAAAGACAAAGAAGCGGTAGCGGAGTTTGCTGTTCTTTCAAAAATCAAAGAAGCTCTTATGCAAGAACTTCCGGCGCGAAGTGTTGAATTAACACCTGAAGAGAAGAAGATTGTTCACACGATGCACCTTCTTACAATGAAGCCGATCCTTTACGTTGCTAACGTAAGCGAAGATGAGCTTTTAGAAGGAACGAACGAGCACGTTGAAGCCGTTAAAGAATACGCTGCACGTGAAAATGCAGAAGTTATCGTAATCTGTGCAAAAGTAGAAGAAGAAATCGCTGAGCTTGATGGCGATGAAAAGATGGCATTCTTAGGTGAATTAGGTATCGAAGAAGCGGGTCTTGATAAATTGATCCGTGCATCTTATTCCCTACTAGGTCTTGCTACTTACTTTACAGCGGGTGTTCAAGAGGTACGTGCTTGGACGTTCCGTAAAGGGATGAAGGCTCCTGCATGTGCGGGAATCATTCACACGGATTTTGAAAGAGGATTTATTCGTGCTGAGATCGTAGCTTATGATGATCTGATGGCTGCGGGCAACATGGCAGCTGCTAAAGAAAAAGGAAAAGTTCGTCTTGAAGGTAAGGAATATGAGATGAAAGATGGAGATGTTGTTCATTTCCGTTTTAATGTTTAA
- a CDS encoding YybS family protein, with protein sequence MRNTKVLVEGAVVSGIYTLLFLISMYIPLFSLVSLFILPLPFIIYLYRQDLKAGLLFWAVTFGVSLAFAGLNGMIVTLFAGLTGIVMGELYRRKKSAFAVLLGASLSNIVNMLGTLAIAQVFMGINFVKELESQFQSAIGTAEDFYKAGGQDPAQIERLKEQVELIPMLLPTYIIGGAVILAFLTHIAARMLMKRMRYDVPSFPPFREWNLPKSFLWYYIIAIVLTFSMPEKGTSLYIVTINLYMILSFVLIIQGFTVIFYYAWIKNWKRKRIILLVILLFLLSSILPIPLEVVKFLGIIDLGFMIKKRLKPKQ encoded by the coding sequence ATGCGCAATACTAAAGTATTGGTGGAAGGTGCCGTTGTTTCGGGCATTTATACGCTTCTTTTTTTGATCAGTATGTACATACCGTTATTTAGCTTGGTCTCGTTATTTATTTTGCCGCTTCCGTTTATCATTTATCTGTACCGGCAAGATCTTAAAGCGGGATTACTTTTTTGGGCGGTCACGTTTGGCGTTTCATTGGCTTTTGCGGGGCTTAACGGTATGATTGTTACCCTCTTTGCTGGTTTGACCGGAATCGTGATGGGGGAACTTTATAGAAGAAAAAAATCCGCATTTGCGGTTCTGCTCGGTGCGAGTTTGTCCAACATCGTGAACATGTTAGGAACGCTTGCGATCGCTCAAGTATTCATGGGTATTAATTTTGTTAAAGAATTAGAGTCTCAGTTTCAAAGTGCGATAGGAACAGCAGAAGATTTTTACAAAGCGGGTGGACAAGATCCTGCCCAGATTGAAAGGCTTAAAGAGCAAGTGGAATTGATCCCGATGCTGCTTCCGACATATATTATTGGCGGAGCTGTTATCCTTGCCTTCTTAACGCATATTGCCGCAAGAATGTTGATGAAAAGAATGCGATATGATGTGCCATCATTCCCTCCATTTCGTGAGTGGAACCTGCCAAAATCGTTTTTGTGGTATTATATTATAGCGATTGTTTTAACATTTAGTATGCCTGAAAAGGGTACGTCTTTATATATTGTAACGATAAATTTGTATATGATATTATCGTTTGTACTTATAATACAAGGTTTCACAGTTATTTTTTATTATGCCTGGATAAAGAATTGGAAGAGAAAAAGAATCATATTGTTGGTTATACTCTTGTTTTTGTTGAGCTCTATCCTGCCGATTCCTCTGGAAGTCGTTAAATTCTTAGGTATAATTGATTTAGGATTCATGATTAAAAAACGGTTGAAACCAAAACAGTAG
- a CDS encoding DUF951 domain-containing protein, with protein sequence MQQKEFQLHDEVEMKKQHPCGTNRWKVIRMGADIRIKCMGCQHSVMLTRAEFAKKIKKVLASPGE encoded by the coding sequence TCAACTTCACGATGAAGTAGAAATGAAAAAACAGCATCCGTGTGGAACGAATCGGTGGAAAGTAATTCGAATGGGTGCTGATATCAGGATTAAGTGCATGGGATGTCAGCATAGTGTGATGCTGACAAGAGCGGAGTTCGCAAAGAAAATAAAAAAAGTCTTAGCATCACCAGGCGAGTAA
- a CDS encoding DHH family phosphoesterase, with the protein MPKFLLKRWHGYPVIALFVTSVVLVSIITYFHWMIGMAGFVLLGGLFYYAMKAEASFQEELGDYISTLSHRLKKVGEEALMEMPIGIILYDEDFKIEWANPYMGALIEEESFIGHSLNHVSEELIPHIKSDAKEEVIKINTHRFQVNFKKEDRLLYFFDVTEQLDLERLYDEEQTVMAIIYLDNYEEVTQGLDDQFRSTINSKVTSVLNEWANVHGIFLKRTSSERFLAVFNQRILYELEKNKFSVLDEVRESTAKQNISLTLSIGVASGTSSLPELGQLAQSSLDLALGRGGDQVAIKQTNGKVRFYGGKTNPVEKRTRVRARVISHALSELVADSDKVIIMGHKNPDMDSIGSAIGILKVAQVNGKDGYIVLDQANIDIGVQRLMDELKETESIWKFFISPEEALELASRDTLLVVVDTHKPTMVIEEKLLSKLDHVVVIDHHRRGEEFIKDPVLVYMEPYASSTAELVTELLEYQPKRLKMRMLEATALLAGIIVDTKSFTLRTGSRTFDAASYLRAHGADTILVQKFLKEDLNTYTRRSKLIESSEVYKKGIVIAKSSPEDAYNQVVIAQAADILLTMNGIQASFVIANRIDGRVSISARSLGDINVQMIMERLEGGGHLTNAACQIENSSIDEAEIHLKRIIDEYIEGGEEE; encoded by the coding sequence ATGCCAAAGTTTTTACTAAAACGGTGGCATGGTTATCCCGTCATCGCCTTATTTGTAACTTCTGTTGTTCTGGTAAGCATCATCACGTATTTTCATTGGATGATCGGAATGGCAGGCTTCGTGCTGCTCGGTGGTTTGTTTTATTATGCCATGAAAGCCGAAGCTAGTTTTCAGGAGGAGCTGGGCGATTATATTTCTACGCTATCTCACCGCTTGAAGAAGGTGGGAGAAGAAGCGTTGATGGAAATGCCGATCGGGATTATTTTGTATGATGAGGATTTTAAGATCGAATGGGCGAATCCATATATGGGAGCCCTTATTGAAGAAGAGTCCTTTATCGGCCATTCTCTAAACCATGTTTCAGAAGAACTGATTCCTCATATCAAGAGTGATGCGAAGGAAGAAGTTATTAAGATTAACACACATAGATTTCAAGTGAACTTTAAGAAAGAAGATAGACTGCTTTACTTTTTTGATGTGACCGAGCAGTTAGATCTCGAACGTTTGTATGATGAAGAGCAAACGGTCATGGCGATTATCTATCTCGATAACTATGAAGAAGTAACGCAAGGACTAGATGACCAGTTTCGATCAACGATCAACTCAAAAGTTACGTCTGTGTTGAATGAATGGGCGAACGTACATGGCATCTTCCTTAAACGTACGTCTTCTGAGCGGTTTTTAGCTGTATTTAACCAACGTATTCTCTATGAACTGGAGAAAAATAAATTCAGCGTACTAGATGAGGTTAGAGAGTCTACAGCTAAGCAAAATATCTCTCTTACGCTTAGTATCGGGGTTGCATCGGGGACATCGTCACTTCCTGAGCTCGGACAGCTCGCTCAATCCAGTCTAGATCTTGCTCTTGGACGCGGAGGCGACCAGGTTGCGATCAAGCAGACGAACGGAAAAGTACGTTTCTATGGAGGAAAGACAAATCCTGTTGAAAAACGTACCCGCGTCCGTGCCCGCGTCATTTCACATGCATTGAGTGAGTTGGTAGCAGATAGCGACAAGGTCATCATCATGGGACATAAGAATCCGGATATGGACTCTATCGGTTCTGCGATCGGGATCTTAAAGGTCGCGCAAGTGAATGGAAAAGATGGATACATCGTACTTGATCAAGCGAATATCGACATCGGCGTTCAGCGCTTGATGGATGAGCTGAAAGAGACTGAATCAATCTGGAAGTTCTTTATCTCGCCTGAAGAAGCGCTAGAGCTTGCATCGCGAGACACGCTTCTCGTCGTAGTTGATACACATAAACCGACGATGGTAATTGAAGAAAAGCTGCTATCCAAGCTTGATCATGTCGTGGTCATCGATCACCATAGACGGGGTGAGGAGTTCATTAAAGATCCTGTACTTGTGTACATGGAGCCTTATGCTTCCTCTACGGCAGAGCTCGTGACCGAACTTCTCGAATACCAGCCGAAGAGACTGAAGATGCGTATGCTTGAAGCAACAGCCCTTCTTGCCGGTATTATTGTAGATACGAAGAGTTTTACCCTCAGAACAGGTTCTCGTACGTTTGATGCGGCTTCGTATTTACGAGCGCACGGTGCAGACACGATCCTTGTTCAAAAGTTCTTAAAAGAAGATTTAAATACGTATACAAGACGTTCCAAGCTCATTGAGAGTTCGGAAGTCTATAAAAAAGGCATCGTTATTGCCAAGAGCTCTCCTGAGGATGCGTACAATCAAGTCGTGATCGCTCAGGCGGCAGATATACTTTTAACCATGAACGGCATTCAAGCATCCTTTGTTATTGCAAATCGTATTGATGGCAGAGTGAGCATCAGTGCCCGTTCGCTAGGGGACATCAACGTGCAGATGATCATGGAGAGATTGGAAGGCGGAGGACATCTTACGAACGCTGCCTGCCAGATTGAGAACAGCTCGATTGATGAAGCAGAGATACATTTAAAACGTATTATTGATGAGTATATTGAAGGGGGAGAAGAGGAATGA
- the rpsR gene encoding 30S ribosomal protein S18, which translates to MAGRRGGRQKRRKVCFFTVNKITYIDYKDTDLLKRFVSERGKILPRRVTGTSAKYQRQLTRAIKRSRHMALLPYVSE; encoded by the coding sequence ATGGCTGGACGTCGTGGTGGACGCCAAAAGCGTCGTAAGGTTTGTTTCTTCACTGTAAACAAAATCACTTACATCGACTACAAGGACACTGATCTTTTAAAGCGTTTCGTTTCTGAGCGCGGTAAGATTCTTCCTCGTCGTGTAACTGGTACATCTGCTAAATATCAACGTCAATTGACTCGTGCGATTAAACGCTCTCGTCACATGGCATTGTTACCATATGTATCTGAATAA
- the ssb gene encoding single-stranded DNA-binding protein, with the protein MLNRVVLVGRLTKDPELKYTPNGVAVANFTLAVNRPFSNQQGEREADFINCVVWRKPAENVANFLKKGSLAGVDGRLQTRSYENQQGQRVYVTEVMAESVQFLEPKNANAGGQQYQGNSNNFGGPSNDRGFGQQNQNRSYGSDNGFGGQQQQQNPKRNNFNDDPFANDGTPIDISDDDLPF; encoded by the coding sequence ATGCTAAATCGAGTAGTACTGGTGGGACGTTTAACAAAAGACCCAGAATTAAAGTACACTCCAAACGGTGTGGCAGTTGCTAATTTCACACTTGCTGTTAATCGACCTTTTTCGAATCAGCAAGGTGAGCGCGAAGCAGATTTCATTAACTGTGTCGTATGGCGTAAGCCCGCTGAAAATGTAGCGAACTTCTTGAAAAAGGGATCGCTTGCAGGAGTGGATGGACGTTTGCAAACTCGTTCTTACGAGAACCAGCAGGGTCAAAGAGTGTATGTTACTGAAGTAATGGCAGAAAGTGTTCAATTCCTTGAACCTAAAAACGCTAATGCTGGAGGCCAGCAATATCAAGGCAACAGCAACAACTTTGGTGGACCATCAAATGACCGCGGATTTGGGCAGCAAAATCAGAACCGCAGCTATGGAAGTGACAACGGCTTTGGAGGACAGCAACAACAGCAGAATCCAAAACGTAATAACTTCAACGATGACCCGTTTGCAAATGATGGCACGCCGATCGACATCTCTGATGACGATTTGCCATTTTAA
- the rplI gene encoding 50S ribosomal protein L9 has product MKVIFLQDVKGKGKKGEVKNVSEGYARNFLFPKNLASEATSGAMATLQGQQKSEEKKQQAQLEEAEALKAKLAELTVTIKTKTGEGGRVFGSVTSKQIADGLKEQGIKIDKRKIELPEPIKALGYTNVSIKVHQQVTATVKVHVTEE; this is encoded by the coding sequence ATGAAAGTAATTTTTCTTCAAGATGTAAAAGGTAAAGGCAAAAAAGGCGAGGTTAAGAACGTTTCTGAAGGATACGCGCGCAACTTCTTATTTCCGAAAAACTTAGCATCAGAAGCTACATCTGGCGCGATGGCTACACTTCAAGGTCAACAGAAGAGCGAAGAGAAGAAACAACAAGCTCAATTGGAAGAGGCTGAAGCTTTAAAAGCAAAATTGGCTGAGTTGACTGTTACAATCAAAACGAAAACAGGTGAAGGTGGCCGTGTATTCGGTTCTGTGACAAGTAAACAGATCGCTGATGGCTTGAAAGAGCAAGGGATCAAGATTGATAAGCGTAAGATCGAGCTTCCTGAGCCGATTAAGGCACTTGGATATACGAATGTTTCGATCAAGGTTCATCAACAAGTTACGGCAACTGTAAAAGTACACGTAACAGAAGAATAA